Proteins encoded within one genomic window of Scomber japonicus isolate fScoJap1 chromosome 16, fScoJap1.pri, whole genome shotgun sequence:
- the LOC128375134 gene encoding cdc42 effector protein 3-like, whose product MPLRTSLYRKPSSARWSSRNSKRREVLSVNMISLPLADFRHISHIGNNAHTDSFGDLSFLKMGHNLLLQSSQSEQNLFLACTPPPKPPRLNLDEADGSESPDWSVGHQHNAPQKRKKCSSMPLLDDVRDMEKEDGYQRGNQTHSFGRGSLSSDRDGDSTDKPAGQQREEDSGFSFSLDLGPSILDDVLQVMDKQ is encoded by the coding sequence ATGCCACTTCGAACATCCTTGTACAGAAAACCATCCTCTGCTCGTTGGTCCAGCAGAAACTCAAAACGCAGAGAGGTGCTGTCTGTCAATATGATCAGTCTACCACTGGCTGACTTCCGACACATCTCACATATTGGAAACAATGCTCATACAGACAGCTTTGGAGACCTGTCCTTCCTAAAGATGGGCCACAATCTGCTTCTACAAAGCTCCCAGAGTGAGCAGAACCTCTTTCTGGCCTGCACTCCTCCACCCAAACCCCCTCGTCTGAATTTGGATGAGGCAGATGGTTCAGAGAGTCCTGACTGGTCAGTGGGCCATCAGCACAATGCCccacagaagaggaagaaatgcAGTTCTATGCCACTGCTCGATGACGTCAGAGATATGGAAAAGGAGGATGGGTACCAAAGAGGGAATCAGACACACAGCTTTGGACGGGGCAGCCTGAGTTCAGACAGGGATGGAGACTCCACTGACAAACCTGCTGGACAGCAAAGGGAGGAGGACAGTGGCTTTTCCTTTAGCCTTGACCTGGGTCCTTCAATCCTGGATGATGTTCTCCAGGTGATGgacaaacaataa